The Bartonella sp. HY328 genome contains the following window.
TATTTATTAATAATTTGATTGAAATCAAAGACACCCATAAAATAATTTTATATTTTATCATAATAAAATTAAATTATCTTATTTTAAGAAAATGTTTTATATCTAAAACGGTTTAAAAAGCAACTCAAGATTCATTGATAGTATATATTAAATATACTTCCAGTGCATAGTTTATTTTATATTATGTATTTGGAAATATTTAACTTACATTTTTAATTCTTCATTTGTTGATAGGCCATGATCCAGCGCTCAGATCTTTCTTCACTGGTGCACATGCGTCTTTTCGTTTGTGTTTGGCGTCGTGCACCCAAAATTTGCATATCATATAAGGAGTATGCGTCATGGGCACAGCAGACGCTGTTTCGCAACCTAAAAAAATTACAATCCCTTGGGGTCTTTTCGCGGGGCTGCTAGTTTTATTTGCAATTTTGATGTTACCAACGCCAGAAGGCCTTTCAACCTCTGGTCACCGAATGTTGGCGATTTTAACTTTTGCTGTGATTGTTTGGCTGACGGAAGCAGTTTCCTATGAAGTCAGCTCTCTTGCAATTGTCGCGTTAATTGCTCTTTTGGTGGGCTTAGCGCCGACGGTGACGCTAGATGCAGCAAAGGAGTTCATCAGCGAAGATCCTGCAAAGTGGCTTGGAACATCAAAAGGTATGGGCATGGCCTTATCTGGCTTTGCTAATGGTGCTTGGGCGCTGGTTGCGGGTGCAACCTTCCTTGCTGCCGCCATGACTTATACTGGATTAGATCGGCGTATCGCACTTATTACCTTAAATGTTATTGGTACAAGTACAAAACGCATTCTTATTGGCGTTATTGTTGTTACCATTATTCTTAGCTTATTTGTACCAAGTGCAACTGCTCGCGTTGCATGTATCGTACCAATTATGTCTGGTATTATCGCAGCTTATGGTGTTGAAAAGCGCTCACGCATTGCTGTTGGTATCATGATTTTGATTGCGCAGGCAACAAGTGTTTGGAACGTAGGTATTCAAACGTCTGCCGCACAAAATCTTTTGACAGTTGGCTTTATGCAATCAAGTATTGGACAGCAGGTTTCTTGGGGTCAATGGCTAATTGCTGGCGGACCTTGGTCAGTTCTGATGTCTTTTGTGCTTTATTTCGTTGTTCTAAAGATGATGCCACCTGAAGCTGATAATATTCCTGGCGGTAAGGAAGCTGTTGCAAAAGAATTGAAAGACCTTGGCCCTATCCCTGGCCCCCAAATTCGTCTCTTAACTATTACTTGCGTACTTTTATTCTTCTGGGCAACGGGCGGCGGCACCTTACATAGAATTGATACAACCACATCCACCACTGTTGGTCTTGTTATCATGATGCTACCTGGAATTGGCGTTATTAGTTGGAAAGAGGTGCAAAAGCGCACACCTTGGGGCACTATCCTTGTCTTTGGTGTTGGTATTTCCTTAGGTAGTGCTTTGCTCAATACTGGTGCCGGCAAGTGGCTTGGTGATTGGGTTGTTGAAAGTGCAGGTCTTGCATCATTAAGTCCATTCATGATCTTTACCGTGTTATCGGCATTCCTCATTGTTATTCACTTAGGTTTTGCAAGTGCGACAGCTCTAACCTCATTATTTATGCCAATTATGATTGTTATGTTCCATACAATTGGAACCACCAATTTAAGCTTAACTCCTGATATCCAATTAGGTCTTAGCATGTTACTTGGCTTTGTGGTGAGCTATGGCTTTATCCTTCCAGTCAATGCACCCCAAAACATGGTTTGTATGGCGACCGAAACATTTACGCCAACCGAATTTTCGAAGATGGGTATCGTCGTCACAATCATTGGCTATCTGCTCATGCTTCTTATGGCTCTGTTCTACTGGCCTCTATTAGGGTGGTTGTGATCATGATTAACATCGACATAGCTAATGCCAAGAATTTTATCACTGATATATTGCTTGCAAAAGGTGTAAATAATCAAGTTGCGTTAAATGTTGCTGATCACCTTATTGCCTCCGATCAAGCAGGATATGCAAGCCATGGTTTAACGATTTTACCTAATTATGTAAAAGCTTTAGATCAAGGAACACTTAAAATCGATGGTGAATTTAATTGTTATCGTAAATCTGGGGTATTGCTAGGATATGACGCTCATCTAGGCTTTGGTCAACACGCAGCTAAAATTGCATTTTCAAATGCAATTGATGTTGCCCATGAACAAGGGATTTGCGCCTTAACATTGCGCCACGGACATCATATTGGCCGTATTGGTTATTATGGTGAAATGGTATGTGATGCAGGTATGGCATTGTTAGCTTTTTGCAATATTGTTAAGCGGACCCCAACAGTTGCGCCCTTTGGTGGTGTAAAA
Protein-coding sequences here:
- a CDS encoding anion permease, whose translation is MGTADAVSQPKKITIPWGLFAGLLVLFAILMLPTPEGLSTSGHRMLAILTFAVIVWLTEAVSYEVSSLAIVALIALLVGLAPTVTLDAAKEFISEDPAKWLGTSKGMGMALSGFANGAWALVAGATFLAAAMTYTGLDRRIALITLNVIGTSTKRILIGVIVVTIILSLFVPSATARVACIVPIMSGIIAAYGVEKRSRIAVGIMILIAQATSVWNVGIQTSAAQNLLTVGFMQSSIGQQVSWGQWLIAGGPWSVLMSFVLYFVVLKMMPPEADNIPGGKEAVAKELKDLGPIPGPQIRLLTITCVLLFFWATGGGTLHRIDTTTSTTVGLVIMMLPGIGVISWKEVQKRTPWGTILVFGVGISLGSALLNTGAGKWLGDWVVESAGLASLSPFMIFTVLSAFLIVIHLGFASATALTSLFMPIMIVMFHTIGTTNLSLTPDIQLGLSMLLGFVVSYGFILPVNAPQNMVCMATETFTPTEFSKMGIVVTIIGYLLMLLMALFYWPLLGWL